The proteins below are encoded in one region of Oncorhynchus masou masou isolate Uvic2021 chromosome 15, UVic_Omas_1.1, whole genome shotgun sequence:
- the LOC135555333 gene encoding uncharacterized protein LOC135555333, producing MDIIETVVTESIEVDETPTASSLAPDKSKAEFVWTLQATWQLVQTRLEMDQDFDQPVCKKKKLWETVAERVTAKLRAAGSTDVTVKAYECDLKWRNMLATYRKNAERSKRLGAQSVHWEFFKAMHEVLGKSREEIEAQRRSKLNGTKLGKAIASKRFTPILPTPSLTAAPFASRPPQDVLQLYMELQERKMNMWAQQKALEERKIEAINNLARAISSLSHSQNNSFQLPE from the exons ATGGATATTATTGAGACGGTTGTAACAGAGAGTATTGAAGTAGATGAAACTCCAACGGCGTCCAGTTTGGCTCCAGATAAATCGAAAGCAG AGTTTGTATGGACTTTACAAGCCACATGGCAACTGGTCCAAACCCGCCTCGAAATGGACCAGGATTTTGACCAGCCAGTGTGCAAGAAAAAGAAACTGTGGGAGACAGTGGCTGAGAGAGTGACTGCCAAGCTAAGAGCAGCTGGGAGCACAGATGTCACAGTCAAGGCCTATGAGTGTGATCTGAAGTGGCGTAACATGTTGGCCACATACAGGAAAAATGCTGAGAGGTCCAAGAGACTGGGGGCCCAGAGTGTCCACTGGGAGTTCTTCAAGGCCATGCATGAGGTCCTGGGGAAGAGTCGGGAGGAGATCGAGGCACAGCGCAGGTCCAAACTTAACGGGACCAAGCTGGGCAAGGCTATTGCCAGCAAGCGGTTTACCCCCATCCTTCCTACACCCTCCCTGACAGCTGCCCCCTTTGCTTCCAGGCCCCCCCAGGATGTCCTGCAGCTGTACATGGAGCTGCAGGAGAGGAAGATGAACATGTGGGCCCAGCAGAAGGccctggaggagaggaagatagaggCCATCAATAATCTAGCCCGGGCAATCTCCAGTTTGTCTCACAGTCAAAACAACAGTTTCCAGCTGCCAGAGTAG